Part of the Capsicum annuum cultivar UCD-10X-F1 chromosome 12, UCD10Xv1.1, whole genome shotgun sequence genome is shown below.
ACCATAGTAACGGAACCCAGCTTCTTGAGCTGCAGCAGAGAAAGGGGTCTGCCTGTTTTTATCCTGTGCTCTTTGCCGAGCCAATGCAGCTATCTTCTGAGCTGTCACCTGTGGCCCTAAGCCAGCTCTCGTTGCATGAACCACAATAGCATTAATATCGTTGTTGTACAAATTGTCGAACAACCCATCAGTACCAGCTATTATAACATCTCCTTGTGCCACTGGTATTTTGAACACCTGCATAATTTTGAACACAACTAAAAAGGGTTGTCTCCATATTATGTTTAACAAAAAATTTCATCACAAGGACTGTATGGGAACAATTTAAAACACCACCGAAACCCAAACAATGTGCTCTCTGATTAACATAGAAATGTCATAACAAAAGGCtcaataaaggaaaaaatcttTTATTTGAGCACGAAAACATTTCCACACTCTGAAAAGCATACTCCCTAAACTGAGTTGTACATAGTAATTAGAAAAATAGGCATGACTAACCTCTCCAGAACTTGGTAAGTCTCCAGCATTATCACTCTCGAGTTGATATGTGAAATTGAAATCATGTTGCTGCACAGGGGATCGAAAAACAGTACATCCATCTCTGACCACTATAAATCCACTGTCTCCTAAATTAATGGCATGCAGACCCTGGAAAGATAGGAAGAATGATAAGTCCAACATACTTGATGATATTAagttctaaattattttttctctcgTAAGTACTTGACTTCTAAAAGTGACCATATTATTATTTTGACGAGGTAAAGttactatattatttattttcctgTTTTAGTCACAATCCTGGAAGAAGCTTCTCTTTACCTAGTAGTATATGTTACTAAATGCCGAGAAATCAGGTATCTAACAGAAACGTCAAAGTCTAAGTTATTTGGCATCTGAGGATACCCTAAAACAATGGCCAAGCTCAAAACAATACATACTCCAACAATGGCTGAAATTGCACATGTACCTGATCTGTGAGGGCAATTATACAGGCAGTTGAGGAACCTTTGGATTTTGTGGACGTATAAGCTTTATCGAGGACTCTGGCAGGGTCCACTGAGCCTTTTGGTTCATCTTGTATTGCAGTCACTGAGTTAGACATTAGCTCCCGTGCATACTGCCCAGCATCAATACCAAGATCAGCCCAACCACCAACACCATCAGCTACACCAATTGCTTGTTCGTCACTGCAAATAAAATGAGCATCCTCTCCACCAGTTTCTTCTTTATCAGGATGAGGCAGGTAACATGATCCGGAATTTAGCTTCAGGGTTCTGTCAATATGGATACACCTGCAATTGGACCAAAGCAACATTACTATAAAAAGAAAAGACTTTTCACTTCAATGTAAAAGTAAATGCAGTATGGTGTACTGCAATATGTTCTTTCGATAAGTAATCTACAGACCATCAAGgagaaaatatgtaaaatgtcCCAGATCTACATAATGACTATGCAAAATATCGGCATTATATAGCAAAAGGTGGCACTATATAGCAAAAGGTACTATGTAAGTCATACTTTCCTCTATCcaaaaaagtgagatatgaaaCAAATCCGACTAATCTTCTAAAGAGATGGATGTCAGCTAAATGATTCGAACAAGAGCTAAGCTTGCCAGAGCTTTGAACTTTTGTTTTTCCCCCAGCAGCTCACCGTGAGAAACTTGCAGgatgattttaattttacataatacTTCTTTTACTCAAGTGTCCTATCAGCTAGTAGCTTGCTCGTGGTGGTAGATAATTTGAATTAAGTATCATAATATTATCTAATAACAGACGGCACTAACAACAATGCCTCAACCCAAGATAGTTTGAagtcatttttgttttcttttttagtctCCAGACTTTGATATCGGCATATATGGTTTTGAAGCACAGTCAAATAAACGAAAAGATTATCCCAACTGACACAACCTAACAAGTGACTTCTTTCAATTCTTAACATACTGCAGGTGCAAAGTTCATAAGGTGGCATATTTCCTCAACCGTTACAGTTACTTGATTTTCTTCTGGCATAAACTATGGATGTAAAACTACATTCTAACGACTTCTAAAAACTGCATTCCAGGGATGGAAAAGTTGGAGGGGATATGTGAGCAAGCTCAGAGATTTGGTTGAATTAGTGTCATGCATACTAGCAAACAACTTTTAATGGAAGTCCCATTCTAATACTTCCATAAATTCAATCGAGAATAATTAGGATCACAACTCACACcaatttccttatatttatttaaCCGCAAGATGTTTAAGTTTCTATCAACTGATGATAGTGTTCAAGTTAATAACAATTCCTTCACTTTTAATGAACATGCGTAGTTAGCATATTACTCTTTTTGTATTGTATCTATGGATAGTGAATTCGTACTTCAGCTATATGTAGTTGAATTAAAATAGAAGAGTTATGAAAGAAAGCATACTGTTCAGATGAATCTGCTGAACTTGAGAGCTGCGCCCCACACATCGAGTTACCGAATGACACATCATGAGCAGTGCCAGTAGAGGAACTAGCAGTTGATGAAGTATGGAACCCCGCCAAACCAAAGCCTTCATGTAGATTAGAATTTCCGCTTCTCTTTGCTACATTGTATGCGAAATATCCGTAGAGTAAAAAGTTGTTGGGctgatttttatttctcaaactcaTGCAGGCTTTTCTACAATTATCAAGGCTTCTATTTCTATAATAAGTAATAGGATTATTTACAGAAAGAACAGCGTTGAGATGCCTTGAATTCACTTTATTTGAGGAGCAGCTTGGAGGAGAAGTTTTAGGACCACAGATTTCCATAGGTGCTTTGTGAGGGTCACTGTCAGACAAACTTTTAGCAGGGTCGGATATCAGGCGATCAATGTGATAGCCACAGACGGAAAATCCTGGCCCTGACACAGAAGGAATAGAAACTGCACGAGAAATAGCTCCAACTACAGAAAGATTCTTTTTCTGGTTTACTGTGTGCAAATTGGCCTGTGCAGCAGCTAAGGTTCCAGGACGGACGAGCACATTTAGGTCAGCTGGTCTTGCAAATGGTAGTGAATAGAAGCACTTCGAATTGCCAAACAACAATCTCCCTTGGGCAATCAAAATCTCCACCGGGTCCTGGAGCCCACTTTCTTTCCCAGAAATGGATTTCTGGAGTCCCTGCCTAGCTGCCCGGCTTAATCTAAG
Proteins encoded:
- the LOC107850235 gene encoding probable protein phosphatase 2C 55 isoform X2 yields the protein MPNNYLLRLSRAARQGLQKSISGKESGLQDPVEILIAQGRLLFGNSKCFYSLPFARPADLNVLVRPGTLAAAQANLHTVNQKKNLSVVGAISRAVSIPSVSGPGFSVCGYHIDRLISDPAKSLSDSDPHKAPMEICGPKTSPPSCSSNKVNSRHLNAVLSVNNPITYYRNRSLDNCRKACMSLRNKNQPNNFLLYGYFAYNVAKRSGNSNLHEGFGLAGFHTSSTASSSTGTAHDVSFGNSMCGAQLSSSADSSEQCIHIDRTLKLNSGSCYLPHPDKEETGGEDAHFICSDEQAIGVADGVGGWADLGIDAGQYARELMSNSVTAIQDEPKGSVDPARVLDKAYTSTKSKGSSTACIIALTDQGLHAINLGDSGFIVVRDGCTVFRSPVQQHDFNFTYQLESDNAGDLPSSGEVFKIPVAQGDVIIAGTDGLFDNLYNNDINAIVVHATRAGLGPQVTAQKIAALARQRAQDKNRQTPFSAAAQEAGFRYYGGKLDDITVVVSYISSDRNV
- the LOC107850235 gene encoding probable protein phosphatase 2C 55 isoform X1 — encoded protein: MPNNYLLRLSRAARQGLQKSISGKESGLQDPVEILIAQGRLLFGNSKCFYSLPFARPADLNVLVRPGTLAAAQANLHTVNQKKNLSVVGAISRAVSIPSVSGPGFSVCGYHIDRLISDPAKSLSDSDPHKAPMEICGPKTSPPSCSSNKVNSRHLNAVLSVNNPITYYRNRSLDNCRKACMSLRNKNQPNNFLLYGYFAYNVAKRSGNSNLHEGFGLAGFHTSSTASSSTGTAHDVSFGNSMCGAQLSSSADSSEQCIHIDRTLKLNSGSCYLPHPDKEETGGEDAHFICSDEQAIGVADGVGGWADLGIDAGQYARELMSNSVTAIQDEPKGSVDPARVLDKAYTSTKSKGSSTACIIALTDQGLHAINLGDSGFIVVRDGCTVFRSPVQQHDFNFTYQLESDNAGDLPSSGEVFKIPVAQGDVIIAGTDGLFDNLYNNDINAIVVHATRAGLGPQVTAQKIAALARQRAQDKNRQTPFSAAAQEAGFRYYGGKLDDITVVVSYISSDRNERSNRLQM